One genomic window of Arachis hypogaea cultivar Tifrunner chromosome 8, arahy.Tifrunner.gnm2.J5K5, whole genome shotgun sequence includes the following:
- the LOC112707201 gene encoding uncharacterized protein isoform X4, protein MEETREDAGPSEQGPSNVSWWPSDFVEKFGSVSLGSQEEALNNKEPPRHSGNDILSPKNASQVLWSTGILQEPIPNGFYSIIPDTRLRERFDSIPTLDELQALGGEGFRVDIILVDSERDKKLSMLKQLIVALVKGLNSNPAAVIKKIAGLVTDFYKRPNVESPAKAALDETCHLFENRGVQMLGQIKHGSCRPRAILFKALADTVGLESRLVVGLPNDGTVECVDSYKHMSVIVELNSVEMLVDLMRFPGQLLPRSTKAVIMTHISAAGESDSAENDSCDSPLEPNSPLYGVSESAEKEENLQFHRRFEASSNASGRSLRNMMLRSNSCLSLSHSEPNIATAFGRRSRRKAIAEQRTASSRAVRAMNETLKQKRVDDNSFSHSRNNQINEANLQQNESNFHLDGHVHVNSQKAMSLPSSPHEYRGQSSERSGPSRRDVNHELESTWNKVLESPMFNNKPLLPYEEWNINFTELTVGTRVGIGFFGEVFRGIWNGTDVAIKVFLEQDLTAENMEDFCNEISILSRLRHPNVILFLGACTKPPHLSMVTEYMEMGSLYYLIHLSGQNKKLSWRRRLKMLRDICRGLMCIHRMKIVHRDLKSANCLVNKHWTVKICDFGLSRIMTESPMQDPSSAGTPEWMAPELIRNEPFTEKCDIFSLGVIIWELCTLSRPWEGVPPERVVYSVANEGSRLEIPEGPLGRLISDCWAESHERPSCEEILSRLLDIEYSMC, encoded by the exons ATGGAGGAGACACGAGAAGATGCAGGCCCGTCAGAGCAAGGTCCATCTAATGTTTCATGGTGGCCGTCTGACTTCGTTGAAAAATTTGGATCTGTTTCATTGGGTTCTCAAGAGGAGGCCTTAAACAATAAAGAACCCCCTAGACATTCTGGTAATGATATTTTGTCACCTAAAAATGCATCTCAAGTTCTCTGGAGCACAGGAATTCTACAAGAGCCAATTCCAAATGGATTTTATTCAATCATTCCG GACACAAGACTCAGAGAACGTTTTGATAGTATTCCTACCTTGGATGAGCTGCAAGCTTTGGGTGGAGAGGGTTTTAGGGTTGATATCATTCTTGTGGATTCAGAAAGAGATAAAAAGCTGTCCATGTTAAAGCAACTGATTGTGGCATTAGTTAAAGGATTAAATTCGAATCCAGCTGCAGTTATTAAGAAGATAGCTGGATTA GTTACTGATTTTTATAAGAGACCCAATGTGGAAAGTCCAGCAAAAGCTGCACTAGATGAAACCTGCCACTTGTTTGAAAATCGAGGTGTCCAGATGCTTGGGCAAATTAAACATGGTTCATGCCGTCCTCGAGCTATCTTATTCAAAGCATTAGCTGATACTGTAGGTCTTGAAAGTAGGCTTGTGGTG GGCTTGCCAAATGATGGGACTGTTGAATGTGTAGACTCATACAAACACATGTCTGTGATTGTTGAATTGAATTCTGTGGAAATGCTGGTTGATCTTATGCGATTTCCGGGCCAATTGTTACCACGATCAACCAAGGCAGTTATTATGACTCATATTTCTGCAGCAGGAGAGAGTGATTCAGCAGAAAATGATTCTTGTGATTCACCATTAGAACCAAACAGTCCCTTATATGGGGTTTCAGAGAG TGCTGAGAAGGAGGAAAACCTCCAATTTCACAGAAGATTTGAAGCTTCTTCGAATGCATCAGGCCGATCCTTACGTAACATGATGTTACGATCAAACAGTTGTTTGAG TTTGTCTCATAGTGAACCCAACATTGCAACTGCATTTGGTCGGCGTAGTCGGAGAAAAGCCATTGCTGAACAGAGGACAGCTAGTTCAAG GGCTGTGCGGGCAATGAATGAAACCTTGAAGCAAAAACGGGTGGATGATAATTCATTCTCCCATTCTCGAAACAATCAAATTAATGAAGCAAATCTTCAGCAAAAT GAGTCAAATTTCCATCTTGATGGTCATGTCCATGTAAATTCACAAAAGGCAATGTCATTACCATCTTCCCCACATGAATATCGAGGTCAGTCTTCTGAGAGAAGTGGGCCATCAAGACGTGACGTGAACCATGAGCTGGAGTCAACTTGGAATAAAGTCCTTGAATCTCCAATGTTCAACAATAAGCCTCTGTTGCCATATGAAGAATGGAATATTAATTTCACAGAATTAACTGTTGGAACTCGTGTAGGGATTG ggttttttggggaagtcTTCCGTGGCATATGGAATGGCACAGATGTTGCAATCAAGGTTTTCCTGGAGCAAGATTTAACTGCTGAGAACATGGAAGACTTTTGCAATGAGATCTCAATTCTCAG CCGGCTCCGACATCCTAATG TTATCTTATTTCTCGGTGCTTGCACCAAGCCTCCTCATCTGTCAATGGTTACGGAATACATGGAGATGGGATCATTGTATTACTTGATACATTTGAGTGGTCAAAACAAAAAGCTTAGCTGGCGGCGAAGATTAAAGATGTTGCGTGACATATGTAG AGGGTTGATGTGCATTCACCGTATGAAGATTGTTCACCGTGATCTGAAAAGTGCAAACTGTCTAGTGAACAAGCATTGGACCGTCAAGATATGTGATTTTGGGCTTTCAAGAATAATGACAGAATCTCCCATGCAAGATCCCTCATCCGCTGGAACTCCGGAATGGATGGCCCCTGAACTCATCCGAAATGAACCGTTCACCGAAAAATGTGATATCTTTAGCCTTGGGGTGATAATTTGGGAGCTCTGTACCTTGAGCAGACCATGGGAAGGTGTACCACCTGAGAGG GTGGTTTATTCGGTTGCTAACGAGGGTTCTAGATTGGAGATTCCTGAAGGTCCCCTAGGCAGGCTGATTTCAG ACTGTTGGGCAGAGTCACATGAACGGCCAAGTTGTGAGGAGATTCTTTCACGCTTGTTGGACATCGAGTACTCAATGTGCTGA
- the LOC112707201 gene encoding serine/threonine-protein kinase EDR1 isoform X2, which produces MEETREDAGPSEQGPSNVSWWPSDFVEKFGSVSLGSQEEALNNKEPPRHSGNDILSPKNASQVLWSTGILQEPIPNGFYSIIPDTRLRERFDSIPTLDELQALGGEGFRVDIILVDSERDKKLSMLKQLIVALVKGLNSNPAAVIKKIAGLVTDFYKRPNVESPAKAALDETCHLFENRGVQMLGQIKHGSCRPRAILFKALADTVGLESRLVVGLPNDGTVECVDSYKHMSVIVELNSVEMLVDLMRFPGQLLPRSTKAVIMTHISAAGESDSAENDSCDSPLEPNSPLYGVSESAEKEENLQFHRRFEASSNASGRSLRNMMLRSNSCLSLSHSEPNIATAFGRRSRRKAIAEQRTASSRSSYRSDGASSSEPRRPRRRSISITPEIGDDIVRAVRAMNETLKQKRVDDNSFSHSRNNQINEANLQQNESNFHLDGHVHVNSQKAMSLPSSPHEYRGQSSERSGPSRRDVNHELESTWNKVLESPMFNNKPLLPYEEWNINFTELTVGTRVGIGFFGEVFRGIWNGTDVAIKVFLEQDLTAENMEDFCNEISILSRLRHPNVILFLGACTKPPHLSMVTEYMEMGSLYYLIHLSGQNKKLSWRRRLKMLRDICRGLMCIHRMKIVHRDLKSANCLVNKHWTVKICDFGLSRIMTESPMQDPSSAGTPEWMAPELIRNEPFTEKCDIFSLGVIIWELCTLSRPWEGVPPERVVYSVANEGSRLEIPEGPLGRLISDCWAESHERPSCEEILSRLLDIEYSMC; this is translated from the exons ATGGAGGAGACACGAGAAGATGCAGGCCCGTCAGAGCAAGGTCCATCTAATGTTTCATGGTGGCCGTCTGACTTCGTTGAAAAATTTGGATCTGTTTCATTGGGTTCTCAAGAGGAGGCCTTAAACAATAAAGAACCCCCTAGACATTCTGGTAATGATATTTTGTCACCTAAAAATGCATCTCAAGTTCTCTGGAGCACAGGAATTCTACAAGAGCCAATTCCAAATGGATTTTATTCAATCATTCCG GACACAAGACTCAGAGAACGTTTTGATAGTATTCCTACCTTGGATGAGCTGCAAGCTTTGGGTGGAGAGGGTTTTAGGGTTGATATCATTCTTGTGGATTCAGAAAGAGATAAAAAGCTGTCCATGTTAAAGCAACTGATTGTGGCATTAGTTAAAGGATTAAATTCGAATCCAGCTGCAGTTATTAAGAAGATAGCTGGATTA GTTACTGATTTTTATAAGAGACCCAATGTGGAAAGTCCAGCAAAAGCTGCACTAGATGAAACCTGCCACTTGTTTGAAAATCGAGGTGTCCAGATGCTTGGGCAAATTAAACATGGTTCATGCCGTCCTCGAGCTATCTTATTCAAAGCATTAGCTGATACTGTAGGTCTTGAAAGTAGGCTTGTGGTG GGCTTGCCAAATGATGGGACTGTTGAATGTGTAGACTCATACAAACACATGTCTGTGATTGTTGAATTGAATTCTGTGGAAATGCTGGTTGATCTTATGCGATTTCCGGGCCAATTGTTACCACGATCAACCAAGGCAGTTATTATGACTCATATTTCTGCAGCAGGAGAGAGTGATTCAGCAGAAAATGATTCTTGTGATTCACCATTAGAACCAAACAGTCCCTTATATGGGGTTTCAGAGAG TGCTGAGAAGGAGGAAAACCTCCAATTTCACAGAAGATTTGAAGCTTCTTCGAATGCATCAGGCCGATCCTTACGTAACATGATGTTACGATCAAACAGTTGTTTGAG TTTGTCTCATAGTGAACCCAACATTGCAACTGCATTTGGTCGGCGTAGTCGGAGAAAAGCCATTGCTGAACAGAGGACAGCTAGTTCAAG ATCCAGCTATAGGTCAGATGGTGCATCCTCATCAGAACCACGTCGGCCACGAAGAAGAAGCATCAGCATTACACCAGAGATTGGTGATGATATTGTTAG GGCTGTGCGGGCAATGAATGAAACCTTGAAGCAAAAACGGGTGGATGATAATTCATTCTCCCATTCTCGAAACAATCAAATTAATGAAGCAAATCTTCAGCAAAAT GAGTCAAATTTCCATCTTGATGGTCATGTCCATGTAAATTCACAAAAGGCAATGTCATTACCATCTTCCCCACATGAATATCGAGGTCAGTCTTCTGAGAGAAGTGGGCCATCAAGACGTGACGTGAACCATGAGCTGGAGTCAACTTGGAATAAAGTCCTTGAATCTCCAATGTTCAACAATAAGCCTCTGTTGCCATATGAAGAATGGAATATTAATTTCACAGAATTAACTGTTGGAACTCGTGTAGGGATTG ggttttttggggaagtcTTCCGTGGCATATGGAATGGCACAGATGTTGCAATCAAGGTTTTCCTGGAGCAAGATTTAACTGCTGAGAACATGGAAGACTTTTGCAATGAGATCTCAATTCTCAG CCGGCTCCGACATCCTAATG TTATCTTATTTCTCGGTGCTTGCACCAAGCCTCCTCATCTGTCAATGGTTACGGAATACATGGAGATGGGATCATTGTATTACTTGATACATTTGAGTGGTCAAAACAAAAAGCTTAGCTGGCGGCGAAGATTAAAGATGTTGCGTGACATATGTAG AGGGTTGATGTGCATTCACCGTATGAAGATTGTTCACCGTGATCTGAAAAGTGCAAACTGTCTAGTGAACAAGCATTGGACCGTCAAGATATGTGATTTTGGGCTTTCAAGAATAATGACAGAATCTCCCATGCAAGATCCCTCATCCGCTGGAACTCCGGAATGGATGGCCCCTGAACTCATCCGAAATGAACCGTTCACCGAAAAATGTGATATCTTTAGCCTTGGGGTGATAATTTGGGAGCTCTGTACCTTGAGCAGACCATGGGAAGGTGTACCACCTGAGAGG GTGGTTTATTCGGTTGCTAACGAGGGTTCTAGATTGGAGATTCCTGAAGGTCCCCTAGGCAGGCTGATTTCAG ACTGTTGGGCAGAGTCACATGAACGGCCAAGTTGTGAGGAGATTCTTTCACGCTTGTTGGACATCGAGTACTCAATGTGCTGA
- the LOC112707201 gene encoding serine/threonine-protein kinase EDR1 isoform X1, giving the protein MEETREDAGPSEQGPSNVSWWPSDFVEKFGSVSLGSQEEALNNKEPPRHSGNDILSPKNASQVLWSTGILQEPIPNGFYSIIPDTRLRERFDSIPTLDELQALGGEGFRVDIILVDSERDKKLSMLKQLIVALVKGLNSNPAAVIKKIAGLVTDFYKRPNVESPAKAALDETCHLFENRGVQMLGQIKHGSCRPRAILFKALADTVGLESRLVVGLPNDGTVECVDSYKHMSVIVELNSVEMLVDLMRFPGQLLPRSTKAVIMTHISAAGESDSAENDSCDSPLEPNSPLYGVSESAEKEENLQFHRRFEASSNASGRSLRNMMLRSNSCLSLSHSEPNIATAFGRRSRRKAIAEQRTASSSPEHPSFRARARSLLSGDRTAFRDFADDQATSRSSYRSDGASSSEPRRPRRRSISITPEIGDDIVRAVRAMNETLKQKRVDDNSFSHSRNNQINEANLQQNESNFHLDGHVHVNSQKAMSLPSSPHEYRGQSSERSGPSRRDVNHELESTWNKVLESPMFNNKPLLPYEEWNINFTELTVGTRVGIGFFGEVFRGIWNGTDVAIKVFLEQDLTAENMEDFCNEISILSRLRHPNVILFLGACTKPPHLSMVTEYMEMGSLYYLIHLSGQNKKLSWRRRLKMLRDICRGLMCIHRMKIVHRDLKSANCLVNKHWTVKICDFGLSRIMTESPMQDPSSAGTPEWMAPELIRNEPFTEKCDIFSLGVIIWELCTLSRPWEGVPPERVVYSVANEGSRLEIPEGPLGRLISDCWAESHERPSCEEILSRLLDIEYSMC; this is encoded by the exons ATGGAGGAGACACGAGAAGATGCAGGCCCGTCAGAGCAAGGTCCATCTAATGTTTCATGGTGGCCGTCTGACTTCGTTGAAAAATTTGGATCTGTTTCATTGGGTTCTCAAGAGGAGGCCTTAAACAATAAAGAACCCCCTAGACATTCTGGTAATGATATTTTGTCACCTAAAAATGCATCTCAAGTTCTCTGGAGCACAGGAATTCTACAAGAGCCAATTCCAAATGGATTTTATTCAATCATTCCG GACACAAGACTCAGAGAACGTTTTGATAGTATTCCTACCTTGGATGAGCTGCAAGCTTTGGGTGGAGAGGGTTTTAGGGTTGATATCATTCTTGTGGATTCAGAAAGAGATAAAAAGCTGTCCATGTTAAAGCAACTGATTGTGGCATTAGTTAAAGGATTAAATTCGAATCCAGCTGCAGTTATTAAGAAGATAGCTGGATTA GTTACTGATTTTTATAAGAGACCCAATGTGGAAAGTCCAGCAAAAGCTGCACTAGATGAAACCTGCCACTTGTTTGAAAATCGAGGTGTCCAGATGCTTGGGCAAATTAAACATGGTTCATGCCGTCCTCGAGCTATCTTATTCAAAGCATTAGCTGATACTGTAGGTCTTGAAAGTAGGCTTGTGGTG GGCTTGCCAAATGATGGGACTGTTGAATGTGTAGACTCATACAAACACATGTCTGTGATTGTTGAATTGAATTCTGTGGAAATGCTGGTTGATCTTATGCGATTTCCGGGCCAATTGTTACCACGATCAACCAAGGCAGTTATTATGACTCATATTTCTGCAGCAGGAGAGAGTGATTCAGCAGAAAATGATTCTTGTGATTCACCATTAGAACCAAACAGTCCCTTATATGGGGTTTCAGAGAG TGCTGAGAAGGAGGAAAACCTCCAATTTCACAGAAGATTTGAAGCTTCTTCGAATGCATCAGGCCGATCCTTACGTAACATGATGTTACGATCAAACAGTTGTTTGAG TTTGTCTCATAGTGAACCCAACATTGCAACTGCATTTGGTCGGCGTAGTCGGAGAAAAGCCATTGCTGAACAGAGGACAGCTAGTTCAAG TCCAGAACATCCATCATTTCGGGCGCGTGCACGGTCCCTGCTAAGTGGTGATAGGACAGCATTTAGAGATTTTGCTGATGATCAGGCTACATCAAG ATCCAGCTATAGGTCAGATGGTGCATCCTCATCAGAACCACGTCGGCCACGAAGAAGAAGCATCAGCATTACACCAGAGATTGGTGATGATATTGTTAG GGCTGTGCGGGCAATGAATGAAACCTTGAAGCAAAAACGGGTGGATGATAATTCATTCTCCCATTCTCGAAACAATCAAATTAATGAAGCAAATCTTCAGCAAAAT GAGTCAAATTTCCATCTTGATGGTCATGTCCATGTAAATTCACAAAAGGCAATGTCATTACCATCTTCCCCACATGAATATCGAGGTCAGTCTTCTGAGAGAAGTGGGCCATCAAGACGTGACGTGAACCATGAGCTGGAGTCAACTTGGAATAAAGTCCTTGAATCTCCAATGTTCAACAATAAGCCTCTGTTGCCATATGAAGAATGGAATATTAATTTCACAGAATTAACTGTTGGAACTCGTGTAGGGATTG ggttttttggggaagtcTTCCGTGGCATATGGAATGGCACAGATGTTGCAATCAAGGTTTTCCTGGAGCAAGATTTAACTGCTGAGAACATGGAAGACTTTTGCAATGAGATCTCAATTCTCAG CCGGCTCCGACATCCTAATG TTATCTTATTTCTCGGTGCTTGCACCAAGCCTCCTCATCTGTCAATGGTTACGGAATACATGGAGATGGGATCATTGTATTACTTGATACATTTGAGTGGTCAAAACAAAAAGCTTAGCTGGCGGCGAAGATTAAAGATGTTGCGTGACATATGTAG AGGGTTGATGTGCATTCACCGTATGAAGATTGTTCACCGTGATCTGAAAAGTGCAAACTGTCTAGTGAACAAGCATTGGACCGTCAAGATATGTGATTTTGGGCTTTCAAGAATAATGACAGAATCTCCCATGCAAGATCCCTCATCCGCTGGAACTCCGGAATGGATGGCCCCTGAACTCATCCGAAATGAACCGTTCACCGAAAAATGTGATATCTTTAGCCTTGGGGTGATAATTTGGGAGCTCTGTACCTTGAGCAGACCATGGGAAGGTGTACCACCTGAGAGG GTGGTTTATTCGGTTGCTAACGAGGGTTCTAGATTGGAGATTCCTGAAGGTCCCCTAGGCAGGCTGATTTCAG ACTGTTGGGCAGAGTCACATGAACGGCCAAGTTGTGAGGAGATTCTTTCACGCTTGTTGGACATCGAGTACTCAATGTGCTGA
- the LOC112707201 gene encoding serine/threonine-protein kinase EDR1 isoform X3, whose amino-acid sequence MEETREDAGPSEQGPSNVSWWPSDFVEKFGSVSLGSQEEALNNKEPPRHSGNDILSPKNASQVLWSTGILQEPIPNGFYSIIPDTRLRERFDSIPTLDELQALGGEGFRVDIILVDSERDKKLSMLKQLIVALVKGLNSNPAAVIKKIAGLVTDFYKRPNVESPAKAALDETCHLFENRGVQMLGQIKHGSCRPRAILFKALADTVGLESRLVVGLPNDGTVECVDSYKHMSVIVELNSVEMLVDLMRFPGQLLPRSTKAVIMTHISAAGESDSAENDSCDSPLEPNSPLYGVSESAEKEENLQFHRRFEASSNASGRSLRNMMLRSNSCLSLSHSEPNIATAFGRRSRRKAIAEQRTASSSPEHPSFRARARSLLSGDRTAFRDFADDQATSRAVRAMNETLKQKRVDDNSFSHSRNNQINEANLQQNESNFHLDGHVHVNSQKAMSLPSSPHEYRGQSSERSGPSRRDVNHELESTWNKVLESPMFNNKPLLPYEEWNINFTELTVGTRVGIGFFGEVFRGIWNGTDVAIKVFLEQDLTAENMEDFCNEISILSRLRHPNVILFLGACTKPPHLSMVTEYMEMGSLYYLIHLSGQNKKLSWRRRLKMLRDICRGLMCIHRMKIVHRDLKSANCLVNKHWTVKICDFGLSRIMTESPMQDPSSAGTPEWMAPELIRNEPFTEKCDIFSLGVIIWELCTLSRPWEGVPPERVVYSVANEGSRLEIPEGPLGRLISDCWAESHERPSCEEILSRLLDIEYSMC is encoded by the exons ATGGAGGAGACACGAGAAGATGCAGGCCCGTCAGAGCAAGGTCCATCTAATGTTTCATGGTGGCCGTCTGACTTCGTTGAAAAATTTGGATCTGTTTCATTGGGTTCTCAAGAGGAGGCCTTAAACAATAAAGAACCCCCTAGACATTCTGGTAATGATATTTTGTCACCTAAAAATGCATCTCAAGTTCTCTGGAGCACAGGAATTCTACAAGAGCCAATTCCAAATGGATTTTATTCAATCATTCCG GACACAAGACTCAGAGAACGTTTTGATAGTATTCCTACCTTGGATGAGCTGCAAGCTTTGGGTGGAGAGGGTTTTAGGGTTGATATCATTCTTGTGGATTCAGAAAGAGATAAAAAGCTGTCCATGTTAAAGCAACTGATTGTGGCATTAGTTAAAGGATTAAATTCGAATCCAGCTGCAGTTATTAAGAAGATAGCTGGATTA GTTACTGATTTTTATAAGAGACCCAATGTGGAAAGTCCAGCAAAAGCTGCACTAGATGAAACCTGCCACTTGTTTGAAAATCGAGGTGTCCAGATGCTTGGGCAAATTAAACATGGTTCATGCCGTCCTCGAGCTATCTTATTCAAAGCATTAGCTGATACTGTAGGTCTTGAAAGTAGGCTTGTGGTG GGCTTGCCAAATGATGGGACTGTTGAATGTGTAGACTCATACAAACACATGTCTGTGATTGTTGAATTGAATTCTGTGGAAATGCTGGTTGATCTTATGCGATTTCCGGGCCAATTGTTACCACGATCAACCAAGGCAGTTATTATGACTCATATTTCTGCAGCAGGAGAGAGTGATTCAGCAGAAAATGATTCTTGTGATTCACCATTAGAACCAAACAGTCCCTTATATGGGGTTTCAGAGAG TGCTGAGAAGGAGGAAAACCTCCAATTTCACAGAAGATTTGAAGCTTCTTCGAATGCATCAGGCCGATCCTTACGTAACATGATGTTACGATCAAACAGTTGTTTGAG TTTGTCTCATAGTGAACCCAACATTGCAACTGCATTTGGTCGGCGTAGTCGGAGAAAAGCCATTGCTGAACAGAGGACAGCTAGTTCAAG TCCAGAACATCCATCATTTCGGGCGCGTGCACGGTCCCTGCTAAGTGGTGATAGGACAGCATTTAGAGATTTTGCTGATGATCAGGCTACATCAAG GGCTGTGCGGGCAATGAATGAAACCTTGAAGCAAAAACGGGTGGATGATAATTCATTCTCCCATTCTCGAAACAATCAAATTAATGAAGCAAATCTTCAGCAAAAT GAGTCAAATTTCCATCTTGATGGTCATGTCCATGTAAATTCACAAAAGGCAATGTCATTACCATCTTCCCCACATGAATATCGAGGTCAGTCTTCTGAGAGAAGTGGGCCATCAAGACGTGACGTGAACCATGAGCTGGAGTCAACTTGGAATAAAGTCCTTGAATCTCCAATGTTCAACAATAAGCCTCTGTTGCCATATGAAGAATGGAATATTAATTTCACAGAATTAACTGTTGGAACTCGTGTAGGGATTG ggttttttggggaagtcTTCCGTGGCATATGGAATGGCACAGATGTTGCAATCAAGGTTTTCCTGGAGCAAGATTTAACTGCTGAGAACATGGAAGACTTTTGCAATGAGATCTCAATTCTCAG CCGGCTCCGACATCCTAATG TTATCTTATTTCTCGGTGCTTGCACCAAGCCTCCTCATCTGTCAATGGTTACGGAATACATGGAGATGGGATCATTGTATTACTTGATACATTTGAGTGGTCAAAACAAAAAGCTTAGCTGGCGGCGAAGATTAAAGATGTTGCGTGACATATGTAG AGGGTTGATGTGCATTCACCGTATGAAGATTGTTCACCGTGATCTGAAAAGTGCAAACTGTCTAGTGAACAAGCATTGGACCGTCAAGATATGTGATTTTGGGCTTTCAAGAATAATGACAGAATCTCCCATGCAAGATCCCTCATCCGCTGGAACTCCGGAATGGATGGCCCCTGAACTCATCCGAAATGAACCGTTCACCGAAAAATGTGATATCTTTAGCCTTGGGGTGATAATTTGGGAGCTCTGTACCTTGAGCAGACCATGGGAAGGTGTACCACCTGAGAGG GTGGTTTATTCGGTTGCTAACGAGGGTTCTAGATTGGAGATTCCTGAAGGTCCCCTAGGCAGGCTGATTTCAG ACTGTTGGGCAGAGTCACATGAACGGCCAAGTTGTGAGGAGATTCTTTCACGCTTGTTGGACATCGAGTACTCAATGTGCTGA